From Triticum dicoccoides isolate Atlit2015 ecotype Zavitan unplaced genomic scaffold, WEW_v2.0 scaffold16575, whole genome shotgun sequence, one genomic window encodes:
- the LOC119344357 gene encoding receptor-like serine/threonine-protein kinase ALE2 isoform X2 has protein sequence MTHKDRKDYYLKDLFFQQYEDKSMDPSRLSDITDNFSKKAEIGSGGFGVVYKGVLRDGFVAVKKFKEAIDDKAFVDEVNCLTKIEHPNIVKYIGYCAGSEKHIAMNEGKTILAESPYQLICFEYLRKGSLDMHLNDKPCGLPWQVCYKIIQGICLGLHHLNEHRIIHRDIKAGNILLDDHMTPKIADFGLSRFLGDAKSRINTRQDGTLGYMAPESMFNGVFTFKSDIYSLGVIIRKIVTGNGAISKEETSSSTRKGPKVETEPSMAASAKRPGEASPEKLEVTIDARPKMVPSRSLQIANNRPRFWRWLAITDSRFGECVELLSVYFLEVTGEIPPRELSAGTSYDVHLVYKLATKTIGLRGSIQTSSMRLHGKQVIATNKVCLEPKAHGMADDVMCPIKRGDGWLELRLAEFVNDDNMLTEEGVIVVLREEDTTIQKSGLIVAGMEFRSK, from the exons ATGACGCATAAAGATAGGAAAGACTATTATCTTAAGGATCTATTTTTTCAACAATATGAAGATAAAAGTATGGATCCATCACGTTTGAGCGACATAACAGATAATTTCTCCAAGAAGGCAGAGATTGGTAGTGGTGGATTCGGAGTGGTTTACAAG GGAGTGCTTCGAGATGGTTTTGTTGCTGTCAAGAAATTCAAAGAGGCAATTGACGACAAAGCATTTGTGGATGAGGTCAACTGTCTCACAAAGATTGAGCACCCTAATATAGTAAAATATATTGGTTATTGTGCTGGATCAGAAAAACACATTGCAATGAATGAGGGGAAGACCATTTTAGCAGAATCGCCATATCAGTTAATTTGCTTCGAGTATCTTCGCAAAGGAAGCCTTGACATGCACCTTAATG ACAAACCATGTGGACTTCCATGGCAAGTGTGCTACAAAATCATCCAAGGAATTTGTCTAGGTTTGCACCATCTTAATGAGCACAGAATCATTCATAGAGATATCAAAGCAGGCAATATTCTACTTGATGATCACATGACTCCAAAAATTGCGGACTTTGGTTTGTCAAGGTTCTTAGGGGATGCTAAAAGCAGAATTAACACTCGCCAAGATGGAACACT GGGATACATGGCACCTGAAAGTATGTTCAATGGAGTATTTACTTTCAAGTCCGATATATACAGTCTGGGCGTGATAATCAGAAAGATTGTGACTGGTAACGGTGCAATATCAAAGGAAGAGACC TCATCATCGACGAGAAAGGGGCCGAAGGTCGAAACCGAGCCATCAATGGCAGCATCAGCTAAGAGGCCAGGAGAGGCAAGCCCTGAAAAGTTGGAGGTAACAATTGACGCCAGGCCCAAGATGGTTCCATCAAGATCGTTGCAAATTGCGAATAACCGACCAAGGTTCTGGAGATGGCTTGCCATCACAGATTCTAG GTTTGGCGAGTGTGTGGAGCTCTTGAGTGTATACTTCCTAGAAGTTACCGGAGAGATCCCACCAAGGGAGCTATCTGCCGGCACATCCTATGATGTTCACCTCGTATACAAGTTGGCGACTAAAACCATTGGCCTAAGAGGTTCCATACAGACATCATCAATGAGGCTCCATGGGAAGCAGGTCATTGCCACCAACAAGGTTTGCCTCGAACCCAAAGCGCACGGAATGGCGGATGATGTGATGTGCCCTATCAAGAGGGGTGATGGTTGGTTGGAGCTCAGGCTGGCAGAGTTTGTAAACGATGACAATATGCTTACAGAGGAGGGGGTGATCGTGGTTCTCCGCGAGGAGGACACCACTATTCAGAAGAGCGGCCTCATCGTGGCGGGCATGGAGTTCAGAAGCAAATAG
- the LOC119344357 gene encoding receptor-like serine/threonine-protein kinase SD1-7 isoform X1, which translates to MTHKDRKDYYLKDLFFQQYEDKSMDPSRLSDITDNFSKKAEIGSGGFGVVYKGVLRDGFVAVKKFKEAIDDKAFVDEVNCLTKIEHPNIVKYIGYCAGSEKHIAMNEGKTILAESPYQLICFEYLRKGSLDMHLNDKPCGLPWQVCYKIIQGICLGLHHLNEHRIIHRDIKAGNILLDDHMTPKIADFGLSRFLGDAKSRINTRQDGTLGYMAPESMFNGVFTFKSDIYSLGVIIRKIVTGNGAISKEETLYVWGHRSNLDASQRPTPLDQVEECIDISISCTDIAKAAENRPDMRDILRRLGIIGTSGCSAAGGINTSPAPSSSTRKGPKVETEPSMAASAKRPGEASPEKLEVTIDARPKMVPSRSLQIANNRPRFWRWLAITDSRFGECVELLSVYFLEVTGEIPPRELSAGTSYDVHLVYKLATKTIGLRGSIQTSSMRLHGKQVIATNKVCLEPKAHGMADDVMCPIKRGDGWLELRLAEFVNDDNMLTEEGVIVVLREEDTTIQKSGLIVAGMEFRSK; encoded by the exons ATGACGCATAAAGATAGGAAAGACTATTATCTTAAGGATCTATTTTTTCAACAATATGAAGATAAAAGTATGGATCCATCACGTTTGAGCGACATAACAGATAATTTCTCCAAGAAGGCAGAGATTGGTAGTGGTGGATTCGGAGTGGTTTACAAG GGAGTGCTTCGAGATGGTTTTGTTGCTGTCAAGAAATTCAAAGAGGCAATTGACGACAAAGCATTTGTGGATGAGGTCAACTGTCTCACAAAGATTGAGCACCCTAATATAGTAAAATATATTGGTTATTGTGCTGGATCAGAAAAACACATTGCAATGAATGAGGGGAAGACCATTTTAGCAGAATCGCCATATCAGTTAATTTGCTTCGAGTATCTTCGCAAAGGAAGCCTTGACATGCACCTTAATG ACAAACCATGTGGACTTCCATGGCAAGTGTGCTACAAAATCATCCAAGGAATTTGTCTAGGTTTGCACCATCTTAATGAGCACAGAATCATTCATAGAGATATCAAAGCAGGCAATATTCTACTTGATGATCACATGACTCCAAAAATTGCGGACTTTGGTTTGTCAAGGTTCTTAGGGGATGCTAAAAGCAGAATTAACACTCGCCAAGATGGAACACT GGGATACATGGCACCTGAAAGTATGTTCAATGGAGTATTTACTTTCAAGTCCGATATATACAGTCTGGGCGTGATAATCAGAAAGATTGTGACTGGTAACGGTGCAATATCAAAGGAAGAGACC TTATACGTGTGGGGTCATAGGTCAAACCTAGATGCATCACAGAGGCCCACTCCGTTGGATCAAGTAGAAGAATGCATCGATATATCAATAAGCTGCACAGACATAGCTAAAGCAGCAGAGAACAGACCTGATATGCGGGATATCCTCCGTAGGCTTGGTATAATAGGAACTAGTGGCTGCTCTGCCGCAGGTGGCATAAACACTTCTCCGGCACCG TCATCATCGACGAGAAAGGGGCCGAAGGTCGAAACCGAGCCATCAATGGCAGCATCAGCTAAGAGGCCAGGAGAGGCAAGCCCTGAAAAGTTGGAGGTAACAATTGACGCCAGGCCCAAGATGGTTCCATCAAGATCGTTGCAAATTGCGAATAACCGACCAAGGTTCTGGAGATGGCTTGCCATCACAGATTCTAG GTTTGGCGAGTGTGTGGAGCTCTTGAGTGTATACTTCCTAGAAGTTACCGGAGAGATCCCACCAAGGGAGCTATCTGCCGGCACATCCTATGATGTTCACCTCGTATACAAGTTGGCGACTAAAACCATTGGCCTAAGAGGTTCCATACAGACATCATCAATGAGGCTCCATGGGAAGCAGGTCATTGCCACCAACAAGGTTTGCCTCGAACCCAAAGCGCACGGAATGGCGGATGATGTGATGTGCCCTATCAAGAGGGGTGATGGTTGGTTGGAGCTCAGGCTGGCAGAGTTTGTAAACGATGACAATATGCTTACAGAGGAGGGGGTGATCGTGGTTCTCCGCGAGGAGGACACCACTATTCAGAAGAGCGGCCTCATCGTGGCGGGCATGGAGTTCAGAAGCAAATAG